A genomic segment from Acidobacteriota bacterium encodes:
- a CDS encoding YceI family protein, whose translation MKRVVYPFQMLACMLLLLAVACAPNPADNASEAKVEEPAAQEGREMAMETETVAGYLIDQEASSIEWVGSKVTGSHDGGFNQFEGTVEVVNGTPEGTTVDVTIDNTSLWSDNEDLTGHLKSADFFDVENFPTSTFTSTKVVPSDTAGEYEVTGNLTLHGVTKQITFPATIEVSEDQVTAQAEFFIKRFDFGIEYPGRQDDLIRDEVVIKLNIVATGGGEGEMVIEEDDMEGDSMETDSMDEEGTADHG comes from the coding sequence ATGAAGCGAGTTGTTTATCCGTTCCAGATGTTGGCCTGCATGCTCTTGCTGCTGGCCGTTGCCTGCGCCCCGAACCCTGCCGACAACGCCAGCGAGGCGAAGGTCGAGGAGCCGGCGGCCCAGGAAGGCAGAGAGATGGCGATGGAGACCGAGACCGTCGCTGGCTATCTCATCGACCAGGAAGCCTCTTCCATCGAGTGGGTCGGCTCCAAGGTGACCGGCAGCCACGATGGCGGCTTCAACCAGTTCGAGGGCACCGTCGAGGTGGTCAACGGAACCCCCGAGGGCACCACCGTCGACGTCACCATCGACAACACCTCCCTGTGGTCGGACAACGAGGACCTCACCGGTCACCTCAAGAGCGCCGACTTCTTCGACGTCGAGAATTTCCCCACCTCCACCTTCACCAGCACCAAGGTGGTTCCCAGCGACACCGCCGGCGAGTATGAGGTCACCGGCAACCTGACCCTCCACGGGGTCACCAAGCAGATCACCTTCCCGGCCACCATCGAGGTCAGCGAGGACCAGGTCACCGCGCAGGCTGAGTTCTTCATCAAGCGCTTCGACTTCGGCATCGAGTACCCCGGCCGTCAGGACGACCTGATCCGCGACGAGGTGGTGATCAAGCTCAACATCGTCGCCACCGGCGGCGGCGAGGGCGAGATGGTGATCGAAGAGGACGACATGGAAGGCGATTCCATGGAAACGGACTCCATGGACGAGGAAGG
- a CDS encoding AAA family ATPase, with the protein MHLVSLEVWHWRGLEHEKLGPFSERLNLVYGPNEAGKSRLFQALEFVLFESYKGEAQYKKQLQGWSSTESPRGAVSFVLDDTPYRIEKGFLKGGYAKLEGGGETLKDEAAEARLHELLGSRSGSNRGVSREDYGLWPLLWLPQGKSQEPPHEDLHDAPRGDLQDRLSREVGEVAAGPLGQQLLERTRTEAARYLTEKTGRPTGELREAMTRRDELRERRDEAVAKREEAHALAETLARGRRELEELERRVGEREEEVQTLAETVEAARQLQRGVEEQEREVAHRRLRLEQIEERLERRRQARRSRDEVAVEVAELEAQKARDAAELEQLQQRLTEAETAVQKAEEEHQRARRRRAAAQRRQRQQELTERLEALDREVEELRARRERVRELERQRREVAVEPSAVQGLERLERDLAVARSRLEGSAARLTVTALADLEVIEKDAGEDTLAAEENRRWPVTDELQLELGQERDGQLQPLLRLTVEPAAGAGEELRHRLRDLESDHRRQLEALGVDDAAEARRRLDRQQELDAELRVQRGSGSDAQRDGTLEQRLAVLEQRRESLEEERQALPRESEPGESSELEEQDSAQAAEQAQVAETRAEEALSQARTRRAAALEPLEELRRRQAENAGKLVARRQELARLEAVLSREAEGSADASLEQQLKDSQALLGEALRELEERQERYRATGGARAEETLERLQRSLQGLVQERRRGQDENLTLQVRLDSLADAELHEQAQEREQELARAQANLDRIEARAAAAGRLLAILENERRAAQQRLTAPVRRRLEPYLEQLFPGSELAIDENWIVEGLLTGDTQEAFEELSGGAREQLSVLVRLALGEILAGGERLPLILDDALVSSDEERREAMLAVLHRASRHLQILVFSCHEDHFDALGAQQRFRLRGRRRAELTRLKIEQA; encoded by the coding sequence ATGCATCTGGTCTCTCTGGAGGTCTGGCATTGGCGGGGCCTGGAGCACGAGAAGCTGGGGCCCTTCTCCGAACGGCTCAACCTGGTCTACGGCCCCAACGAGGCGGGCAAGTCGCGCCTCTTTCAGGCTCTGGAGTTCGTGCTCTTCGAGTCCTACAAAGGGGAGGCTCAATACAAGAAGCAGCTCCAGGGCTGGAGCTCCACCGAGAGCCCCCGGGGGGCGGTGAGCTTCGTCCTCGACGACACTCCCTACCGCATCGAAAAGGGCTTCCTCAAGGGCGGCTACGCGAAGCTCGAAGGGGGTGGCGAGACCCTCAAGGACGAGGCGGCGGAAGCGCGGCTGCACGAGCTGTTGGGCAGCCGGTCCGGAAGCAATCGGGGGGTGAGCCGGGAGGATTACGGCTTGTGGCCGCTCCTCTGGCTGCCCCAGGGAAAGTCCCAGGAGCCGCCCCACGAGGATCTCCACGACGCCCCCCGGGGCGACCTGCAGGACCGGCTCTCCCGGGAAGTGGGGGAGGTGGCCGCCGGCCCCTTGGGGCAGCAACTGCTGGAACGCACCCGCACCGAGGCCGCCCGCTACCTGACCGAGAAAACGGGCCGCCCCACCGGCGAGCTGCGGGAGGCCATGACCCGCCGGGACGAGCTCCGGGAGCGGCGAGACGAGGCGGTGGCGAAGCGCGAGGAGGCCCACGCCCTGGCGGAAACCCTCGCCCGCGGCCGGCGGGAGTTGGAGGAGTTGGAACGGCGGGTGGGAGAGCGGGAGGAAGAGGTGCAGACTCTCGCCGAAACCGTCGAGGCGGCGCGGCAGCTCCAGCGCGGGGTGGAGGAGCAGGAGCGGGAGGTGGCCCACCGCCGGCTGCGGCTGGAGCAGATCGAGGAGCGTTTGGAGCGCCGGCGCCAGGCCCGCCGCAGCCGGGATGAGGTGGCTGTGGAGGTGGCGGAGCTGGAAGCGCAGAAAGCCCGGGATGCGGCGGAGCTGGAGCAGCTGCAGCAGAGGTTGACGGAGGCCGAGACGGCGGTGCAGAAGGCCGAGGAAGAGCACCAGAGAGCGCGCCGGCGCCGGGCCGCGGCCCAGCGACGCCAGCGGCAGCAGGAGCTGACGGAACGCCTGGAGGCTCTGGATCGGGAGGTGGAGGAGCTGCGAGCCCGTCGGGAGCGGGTACGGGAGCTCGAGCGACAGCGCCGGGAGGTCGCGGTAGAGCCCTCGGCGGTGCAGGGTCTGGAGCGGCTGGAGCGGGATCTGGCGGTGGCCCGCAGCCGGCTGGAAGGCTCTGCGGCGCGGCTGACGGTGACGGCGCTGGCGGATCTGGAGGTGATCGAGAAGGACGCTGGCGAGGACACTCTGGCGGCGGAGGAGAACCGCCGATGGCCGGTGACCGACGAGCTCCAGCTGGAGCTCGGTCAGGAGCGGGATGGGCAACTTCAGCCCCTTCTGCGGCTGACGGTGGAGCCCGCGGCGGGGGCCGGCGAGGAATTGCGGCATCGGCTGCGGGATCTGGAGTCGGATCACCGCCGTCAGCTGGAAGCCCTGGGCGTCGACGATGCGGCGGAGGCTCGAAGGCGGCTGGATCGCCAACAGGAACTGGACGCGGAGCTGCGGGTGCAGCGGGGAAGCGGCTCCGATGCCCAACGAGACGGCACGCTGGAGCAGCGCCTCGCCGTCCTCGAACAGCGGCGCGAGTCGCTAGAGGAGGAGCGGCAGGCCCTCCCTCGAGAATCGGAGCCCGGGGAGTCTTCGGAGCTCGAGGAGCAGGACTCCGCCCAGGCCGCGGAACAGGCCCAAGTTGCAGAAACTCGGGCTGAAGAGGCCCTGAGCCAAGCCCGCACCCGCCGCGCTGCCGCCCTGGAACCGTTGGAAGAGCTGCGGCGCCGGCAGGCGGAGAATGCGGGCAAGCTGGTGGCCCGGCGTCAGGAGCTGGCACGGCTGGAGGCGGTGCTGAGCCGCGAGGCGGAGGGCTCCGCGGACGCCTCCCTCGAACAGCAGCTCAAAGACAGCCAGGCCCTCCTGGGAGAAGCGCTACGGGAGCTGGAAGAGCGCCAAGAGCGCTACCGGGCCACCGGCGGAGCGCGGGCGGAGGAGACCTTGGAGCGCCTGCAGCGCAGCCTCCAGGGGTTGGTCCAGGAGCGCCGCCGGGGGCAGGACGAGAACCTGACGCTGCAGGTGCGGCTGGACAGCTTGGCGGATGCGGAGCTCCACGAACAAGCCCAGGAGCGGGAGCAGGAGCTGGCTCGGGCCCAGGCCAACCTCGACCGCATCGAGGCCCGAGCCGCCGCCGCCGGCCGGCTGCTGGCGATCTTGGAGAACGAGCGGAGGGCGGCTCAGCAGCGCCTGACGGCTCCGGTGCGCCGCCGCCTGGAGCCTTATCTGGAACAGCTCTTCCCAGGCTCCGAGCTCGCCATCGACGAAAATTGGATCGTCGAAGGATTGCTCACCGGCGACACCCAGGAGGCCTTCGAGGAGCTTTCCGGGGGTGCCCGGGAGCAGCTCAGCGTGCTGGTGCGGCTGGCCTTGGGGGAGATCCTGGCCGGCGGCGAGCGGCTGCCGCTGATCCTCGACGACGCTCTGGTGAGCTCCGACGAAGAACGCCGGGAGGCCATGCTCGCCGTCCTCCATCGAGCCTCCAGGCACCTCCAGATCCTGGTCTTCAGCTGCCACGAAGATCACTTCGACGCTCTGGGAGCCCAGCAGCGCTTCCGTCTGCGCGGCCGGCGCCGGGCTGAACTGACTCGACTAAAGATAGAACAAGCCTGA
- a CDS encoding metallophosphoesterase: MTRFLHTADWQLGLKLRFLDGDRGAKLRLERFEVVRRLAAAAHEHAVEAVVVAGDVFDDNAVGAATLQAARDALAAFAPIPVLLLPGNHDAATPESALRRLAPEEHGLDHVRPLLVAEPLTIGDTVYYPCPLLRRHTHDDPTRWLPSRQDGTHEDGDAVRVAIAHGGVLDFGESTESPNLIAAEEVLARGFDYLALGDWHGLLRFGSAGWGDRVWYSGTPEPTRFEEKEPGRALVVEIDGAGEEPRVEVLELARSRWLTESRTLDGEAAVDELERWLKELPERSWTLLRLQLDGALSLAQRARLDRLLAAAGEELLELRLDDGRLVTEPSEEDLAQLRLEGFVGRAVERLRKESTREEDGAAAQGALRLLYRLLQEES; encoded by the coding sequence ATGACACGTTTTCTCCACACCGCGGATTGGCAGCTCGGGCTCAAGCTGCGCTTCCTCGACGGCGATCGCGGCGCCAAGCTGCGGTTGGAACGCTTCGAGGTGGTGCGACGCCTGGCGGCGGCAGCCCACGAGCACGCTGTGGAGGCGGTGGTGGTGGCGGGGGACGTCTTCGACGACAACGCCGTCGGTGCTGCCACCCTGCAGGCCGCCCGCGACGCCCTCGCCGCCTTCGCTCCGATCCCGGTGCTGCTTCTGCCGGGCAATCACGACGCCGCCACGCCGGAGAGCGCCCTGCGGCGCCTGGCGCCGGAGGAGCACGGCCTGGACCACGTGCGGCCGCTGCTCGTCGCCGAGCCCCTGACCATCGGCGACACCGTCTACTACCCCTGCCCGCTGCTGCGCCGCCACACCCACGACGACCCCACCCGTTGGCTGCCGTCCCGGCAGGATGGAACCCACGAGGATGGAGACGCAGTGCGGGTGGCCATCGCCCACGGCGGCGTTCTCGACTTCGGCGAGTCCACCGAAAGCCCCAACCTCATCGCGGCGGAAGAAGTTCTGGCCAGGGGTTTCGACTATCTGGCCCTGGGGGACTGGCACGGCCTGCTGCGGTTTGGCTCCGCCGGCTGGGGAGACCGGGTCTGGTACTCGGGAACCCCGGAACCCACCCGCTTCGAGGAGAAGGAGCCGGGGCGGGCGCTGGTGGTGGAAATCGACGGCGCCGGCGAGGAGCCGCGGGTGGAAGTGTTGGAACTGGCCCGCAGCCGCTGGCTGACGGAATCCCGCACCCTCGACGGCGAGGCGGCGGTGGACGAGCTCGAGCGCTGGCTCAAAGAGCTTCCGGAGCGCAGCTGGACACTCCTGCGGCTGCAGCTGGACGGCGCCCTGTCTCTGGCCCAGCGGGCGCGGCTGGACCGCCTGTTGGCGGCGGCGGGAGAGGAATTGCTCGAGCTGCGGCTGGACGATGGGCGGTTGGTCACCGAACCCTCGGAGGAGGATTTGGCGCAGCTGCGGCTGGAGGGCTTTGTCGGTCGGGCGGTGGAACGGCTGCGCAAAGAAAGCACGCGGGAAGAAGACGGCGCTGCAGCTCAGGGAGCCCTACGGCTGCTCTACCGCTTGCTCCAGGAGGAGAGCTGA
- a CDS encoding MBL fold metallo-hydrolase, which produces MSRFPSLPISPARRGLCSLPLLVILGCCFLVGYPAGAADEPAAVAEPAPIEELAPGIHRIELGADGAVVAVDGPRGRLLVDSGSAAALPRLLAALETLPPLPVRLVINTHYHADHLGGNGTFRAQGAMVMAHANVATQARRDVVIEEWGDWHREPSPEADLPQLEIHGPATVHWGDERIEILPAPAAHTDGDLVLIFHRARLAHLGDLLEVGAPPFIDWWAGGSLEGILEALDRVLEWRSPDALPEATSEGGTHRLTRFVPGHGAVVDRQGLERYRSLLETVAGRVGDAVAAGKSAQETVDLQLAQDYAEELGGERRARQLVYLLYLGLSGAAPGT; this is translated from the coding sequence TTGAGCCGATTCCCCTCCCTGCCGATCTCCCCCGCCCGCCGAGGGCTCTGCAGCCTTCCTCTGTTGGTGATCCTGGGCTGCTGCTTCCTGGTGGGCTATCCCGCTGGGGCCGCGGACGAGCCCGCCGCCGTCGCAGAACCAGCGCCCATCGAGGAACTAGCGCCCGGGATCCACCGCATCGAGCTGGGGGCCGACGGGGCGGTGGTGGCGGTGGACGGCCCTCGGGGACGCCTGTTGGTGGACAGCGGCAGCGCCGCCGCTCTGCCGCGGCTGCTGGCGGCCCTCGAGACCCTGCCGCCGTTGCCCGTGCGCCTGGTGATCAACACCCATTACCACGCCGATCATCTGGGCGGCAACGGGACCTTCCGGGCCCAGGGGGCTATGGTGATGGCCCACGCCAACGTGGCGACCCAGGCGCGGCGGGACGTGGTGATCGAGGAATGGGGGGATTGGCATCGGGAGCCGTCGCCGGAGGCGGATCTGCCGCAGCTGGAGATCCACGGTCCGGCGACGGTGCATTGGGGAGACGAACGCATCGAGATCCTGCCGGCACCGGCGGCCCACACCGACGGTGACCTGGTGCTGATCTTCCACCGAGCCCGCCTGGCGCATCTGGGAGACCTGCTGGAGGTCGGGGCTCCGCCGTTCATCGATTGGTGGGCCGGAGGCTCCTTGGAAGGAATCTTGGAGGCTCTGGATCGAGTGTTGGAATGGCGCTCCCCGGACGCATTGCCGGAGGCGACCTCCGAAGGGGGAACCCACCGGTTGACGCGCTTCGTGCCCGGCCATGGCGCGGTGGTGGACCGCCAGGGTTTGGAGCGCTATCGCAGCCTGCTGGAGACCGTCGCCGGGAGGGTGGGGGACGCCGTGGCGGCGGGCAAGAGCGCCCAGGAGACGGTGGACCTGCAGCTGGCCCAGGACTATGCCGAGGAGCTGGGGGGAGAGCGGCGGGCGAGGCAGTTGGTCTATCTGCTCTATTTAGGGCTCAGCGGCGCGGCTCCCGGCACCTGA
- a CDS encoding bifunctional diguanylate cyclase/phosphodiesterase, whose product MSLQDTVSAEEESRWRELRGALVDHNTELPSLTAVLSEIRELVQNRRRLGLLYLDLSAEAPLESIYGWETYDGLLRQVAEALGVFQRDRLSSDDVLAICNVRGEEFVLVVGLDDAASAAQRLEELQERIADHLSARLRVQFDNESPRPLSVQSAADLLLPDPMVRLERVFYRTLDTLRSICRREREKQHSERIRELRRIVSAVDITVRFQPIISLDSGEVHGFEALSCGPTGGVFENPEMLFAFAEETDHIVELERICRFESIRRAGELGNSGRLFLNCSARGFTDPELFCRNLVDQAERCGLRPADIVIEITERVAITAWQDFRRSVAALRLIGFQIALDDMGAGYSSLQSVAEVQPDYLKVDLSLIRDLHKSPIKRSLLQSLLTIAHSIGAQVIAEGVEKAEECQVLREMNVTFAQGFFFARPTVDPNSITLRLS is encoded by the coding sequence GTGAGCCTCCAAGACACCGTCAGCGCCGAGGAGGAGAGTCGCTGGCGTGAGCTACGCGGTGCTCTCGTCGATCACAACACCGAGCTGCCGTCGCTGACGGCGGTGCTGAGTGAGATTCGGGAGCTGGTCCAGAACCGTCGCCGGTTGGGGTTGCTCTACCTCGACCTGAGCGCCGAAGCGCCGCTGGAGTCGATCTACGGCTGGGAGACCTACGACGGGCTGCTGCGCCAGGTCGCGGAAGCCTTGGGGGTCTTTCAACGGGACCGTCTGAGCTCCGACGACGTGCTCGCCATCTGTAACGTCCGGGGGGAGGAGTTCGTCTTGGTCGTGGGGCTGGACGACGCCGCCAGCGCGGCCCAGAGGCTCGAGGAGCTGCAGGAACGCATCGCCGACCACCTTTCCGCCCGGCTGCGGGTGCAATTCGACAACGAGAGTCCGCGTCCCCTGTCGGTGCAAAGCGCCGCCGACCTGCTCCTGCCGGACCCCATGGTGCGGCTCGAACGAGTTTTCTACCGCACCCTCGACACCCTCCGCTCCATCTGCCGCCGGGAGCGGGAAAAGCAGCACTCGGAGCGCATTCGGGAGCTCCGGCGCATCGTCTCGGCGGTGGACATCACCGTACGCTTCCAGCCCATCATCAGCCTCGACAGCGGCGAGGTGCACGGCTTCGAGGCCCTCAGCTGTGGTCCCACCGGCGGCGTGTTCGAGAATCCGGAGATGCTCTTCGCCTTCGCCGAGGAGACGGATCACATCGTCGAGCTGGAGCGCATTTGCCGCTTCGAGTCCATCCGCCGCGCCGGCGAGCTGGGCAACAGCGGGCGCCTGTTCCTCAATTGCTCCGCCCGGGGGTTCACCGATCCCGAGCTCTTCTGCCGCAATCTGGTGGACCAGGCGGAGCGTTGTGGGCTCCGCCCCGCGGATATCGTCATCGAGATCACCGAGCGGGTCGCCATCACCGCCTGGCAGGACTTCCGCCGCAGCGTCGCCGCCCTGCGCCTCATCGGTTTTCAGATCGCCCTCGACGACATGGGGGCCGGCTACTCGTCGCTGCAATCGGTGGCGGAGGTACAGCCGGACTATCTCAAGGTCGACCTGTCGCTGATCCGCGACCTGCACAAAAGCCCCATCAAGCGCAGCCTGCTGCAGAGCCTGCTGACCATCGCCCACAGCATCGGCGCCCAGGTCATCGCCGAGGGAGTGGAGAAGGCGGAGGAATGCCAGGTGCTGCGGGAGATGAACGTGACCTTCGCCCAGGGCTTCTTCTTCGCCCGTCCGACGGTGGATCCCAACAGCATCACGCTGCGTCTCTCCTGA
- the moaA gene encoding GTP 3',8-cyclase MoaA has translation MVDPTHSSTHDPAVEPLRDAFRRPMTDLRISVTDRCNFRCSFCMPGDRRYHFLPRPEILTFEEVSRLAAIFSRLGVRKIRLTGGEPLLRSELETLVGQLAAIPGIDDLALTTNGYLLAEKAETLRAAGLSRVTVSFHSRDPETFARINGSRGGDDALQRVLDGLEAARRVGLAPIKLNHVPLRGINEHEIVDLARWAREQGYVLRFIEYMDVGTVNRWQEAEVLSAQEILRRIDREMPLEPVPRDPAGETDPGEVAERWRYRDGGGEVGVIASVTQPFCGDCSRVRLSAEGQLLTCLFATAGLDLKTPLRAGAADEELAELIAATWRRRTDRYSEERTEALRRGTFAPAEKIEMFRIGG, from the coding sequence ATGGTAGATCCGACCCACTCCAGCACCCATGATCCGGCGGTGGAACCGCTGCGAGACGCTTTCCGGCGGCCCATGACGGACCTGCGCATCTCCGTCACCGACCGCTGCAATTTTCGCTGCAGCTTCTGCATGCCGGGGGATCGGCGCTATCACTTCCTACCGCGGCCGGAGATTCTCACCTTCGAGGAGGTGTCCCGGCTGGCGGCGATCTTCAGCCGTTTGGGAGTGCGCAAGATCCGCCTCACCGGCGGCGAGCCGCTGTTGCGATCCGAGCTCGAAACCCTGGTGGGCCAGCTCGCCGCCATTCCCGGCATCGACGACCTGGCGTTGACCACCAACGGCTATCTGTTGGCGGAGAAGGCGGAGACCCTGCGCGCCGCCGGGCTCTCCCGGGTCACCGTCTCCTTCCACTCCCGGGACCCGGAGACCTTCGCCCGCATCAACGGCTCCCGCGGCGGTGACGACGCACTGCAGCGAGTCCTGGACGGGCTCGAGGCAGCGCGCCGGGTGGGCCTCGCTCCCATCAAGCTCAACCACGTGCCCCTGCGCGGCATCAACGAGCATGAGATCGTCGACCTCGCCCGCTGGGCGCGGGAGCAGGGCTATGTGCTGCGTTTCATCGAGTACATGGACGTGGGGACGGTGAACCGGTGGCAGGAGGCGGAGGTGCTGTCGGCACAGGAAATTCTCCGCCGCATCGACCGGGAGATGCCCTTGGAGCCGGTGCCGCGGGACCCTGCCGGGGAAACCGACCCCGGCGAGGTGGCGGAGCGCTGGCGCTATCGTGACGGCGGCGGCGAGGTGGGGGTCATCGCCTCCGTGACCCAGCCGTTTTGTGGCGACTGCTCCCGCGTCCGGCTGTCGGCGGAGGGCCAGCTCCTGACCTGCCTCTTCGCCACCGCCGGGTTGGACCTCAAGACGCCGCTGCGCGCCGGCGCGGCGGACGAGGAGTTGGCGGAGCTCATCGCCGCGACCTGGCGACGGCGTACCGATCGCTATTCGGAGGAGCGTACCGAGGCCTTGCGCCGCGGCACTTTCGCGCCGGCGGAGAAGATCGAGATGTTCCGCATCGGAGGCTGA
- a CDS encoding DMT family transporter, producing the protein MSLAGSARELDARALRQRAWLMAVAAAILFSTGGAAVKAASLTSWQVASLRCGVAALALPLLLPSARRRPPLRIWPVALAYAGTLTCFVVATKWTTAANAIFLQSTAPLYVLCVAPWVLKERIRGRDLLYMVFLAAGMALFFLGAQEPTATAPRPLAGNLVGVVTGMCWGMTVLGLRWLESSGNRDAPGAAGPAVLAGSVLAFVVCLPAAWPLTSISLADAGAVIFLGVVQIALAYRLLTSAVRHLPALEVSLLLLMDPVLNPLWAWLFHRETPEAWAVVGCTVILLATAGHLLLSSGPASKPPATGPAL; encoded by the coding sequence ATGAGCTTGGCCGGCTCCGCGAGAGAGCTGGACGCCAGGGCTCTGCGGCAGCGGGCTTGGCTGATGGCGGTGGCGGCGGCGATCTTGTTCTCCACCGGCGGCGCCGCGGTGAAGGCGGCCTCCCTCACCAGCTGGCAAGTGGCGAGCCTGCGTTGCGGTGTGGCGGCCCTGGCCCTGCCGCTGCTGCTGCCCTCGGCCCGGCGCCGGCCGCCGCTGCGCATCTGGCCGGTGGCCCTGGCCTATGCCGGGACCCTCACCTGTTTCGTGGTGGCGACCAAATGGACCACCGCCGCCAACGCCATCTTCCTCCAATCCACCGCCCCCCTCTATGTGCTGTGCGTCGCGCCGTGGGTGCTCAAGGAGCGCATCCGCGGCCGGGATTTGCTCTACATGGTCTTCCTCGCCGCCGGTATGGCCCTCTTCTTTCTCGGCGCCCAGGAACCTACCGCCACCGCTCCCAGGCCGCTGGCGGGAAATCTGGTGGGGGTGGTGACGGGCATGTGCTGGGGGATGACGGTGCTCGGACTGCGTTGGCTGGAGAGCTCCGGAAATCGCGACGCACCGGGGGCCGCGGGGCCGGCGGTGCTCGCCGGAAGCGTTCTGGCCTTCGTCGTCTGTCTGCCGGCGGCCTGGCCGCTGACCTCTATCTCCCTCGCCGACGCCGGCGCGGTGATCTTCCTGGGGGTGGTGCAGATCGCCCTGGCCTACCGGCTCCTGACCTCCGCGGTGCGCCATCTGCCGGCGCTGGAGGTCTCGCTGCTGCTGCTGATGGACCCGGTGCTCAATCCGCTGTGGGCGTGGCTTTTCCACCGCGAGACTCCAGAGGCCTGGGCCGTCGTCGGCTGCACGGTCATTCTCCTCGCCACCGCCGGCCATTTGCTCTTGAGCAGCGGCCCGGCGAGCAAGCCTCCGGCGACGGGGCCGGCGCTCTGA
- a CDS encoding TIGR00730 family Rossman fold protein produces the protein MLGPEEGADKAVGQAAGPAPGAESGEVEARDALDREARDGEPAAGGSPGPEDPGAPTRVPPELEEAAFLAGPQRRAQDLWRALRIFGECIRGFRKLHFVGPCVTVFGSARFKENHRHYQLARQLGAELAEAGFTVMTGGGPGVMEAANRGAKEADGRSIGCNIELPHEQHHNPYLDLWVDFRYFFVRKLMLVKYSYAFVVLPGGFGTMDEIFETLTLIQTGKILDFPLVIMGTEYWQSVLDFIGREMVSAGTIAPHDPERFFVTDSPEEAASFIVSQVGRRFGLELRDGPPGAPRPRWYLGERPLPYRRRSS, from the coding sequence GTGCTCGGCCCCGAAGAGGGAGCCGACAAGGCCGTCGGTCAGGCCGCCGGACCGGCTCCCGGGGCCGAGTCGGGGGAGGTCGAGGCGCGGGATGCCCTGGATCGGGAAGCTCGGGACGGAGAACCGGCGGCCGGTGGCTCACCGGGGCCGGAGGACCCTGGCGCCCCCACGCGCGTCCCCCCGGAGCTGGAGGAGGCGGCCTTTCTCGCCGGTCCCCAGCGCCGCGCTCAGGATCTTTGGCGGGCATTGCGGATTTTCGGCGAGTGCATCCGGGGCTTCCGCAAACTGCATTTCGTCGGCCCCTGCGTGACGGTCTTCGGCTCCGCCCGCTTCAAGGAGAATCATCGCCACTATCAGCTGGCGCGGCAGCTGGGAGCGGAGCTGGCGGAGGCGGGCTTTACGGTGATGACCGGCGGTGGACCGGGGGTCATGGAGGCGGCCAACCGCGGCGCCAAGGAAGCCGACGGCCGTTCCATCGGGTGCAATATCGAGCTACCCCACGAGCAGCACCACAATCCCTATCTGGATCTATGGGTGGACTTTCGCTACTTCTTCGTTCGCAAGCTGATGCTGGTCAAATACTCCTACGCCTTCGTGGTGTTGCCCGGTGGCTTCGGCACCATGGACGAGATCTTCGAGACCCTGACCCTGATCCAGACCGGCAAGATTCTCGATTTTCCGCTGGTGATCATGGGCACGGAGTATTGGCAGAGCGTCCTCGACTTCATCGGTCGGGAGATGGTCTCCGCCGGCACCATCGCCCCCCACGACCCGGAGCGCTTCTTCGTCACCGATTCGCCGGAGGAGGCGGCGAGCTTCATCGTCTCCCAGGTCGGGCGGCGCTTTGGTCTGGAGCTGCGGGACGGGCCGCCGGGAGCCCCCCGGCCTCGTTGGTATCTCGGCGAACGCCCCCTGCCTTACCGGCGCCGGTCGTCCTGA